ACAAGAAAAAAGGGAATTTTCAACTTCTGTGGTTGATGAATCTGATATCTTAGGTAGGCAGAGTGAAATAGAGGAATTGTTGGGGAGTTTAGTATCTGATGATGCGATTAGTAAAAATTTGACAGTAATTCCTATTGTTGGACTGCCTGGGATCGGAAAGACAACACTTGCTAAAGCTGTTTACAATGATGAGAGTGTGAAAAAACATTTTGATTTGAAAGCTTGGACTTGTGTGTCTGAACCATATGATATTCTCAGAATAACAAAGGAGTTACTTCAGGAAATTGGTTTCTTAAACGTTGATAACAATCTGAATCAACTTCAAGTCAAATTGAAGGAAAGCTTAAAGGGAAAAAAATTTCTTATTGTCCTAGATGATGTGTGGAATGTCATCTATAAAGAGTGGGatgatttgagaaatctttttgTACAAGGAGATATAGGAAGTAAGATCATTGTGACGACACGTAAGGAGAGCGTTGCCTTGATGATGGGTAGTGGGGCAATCAATGTGGGGACTCTGTCTAGTGAAGTCTCTTGGGCTCTATTCAAGCGACATTCATTAGAAAATAGGGATCCTGAGGAACATCCAAAACTTGAAGAAGTTGGAAAACAAATTGCACACAAGTGCAAAGGATTGCCATTAGCTCTAAAGGCACTTGCTGGCATTTTACGCTCCAAATCAGAGGTGGATGAGTGGAGAGACATTTTAAGAAGTAAAATATGGGAGCTGCCACCTCATTCAAATGGAATCTTACCAGCGTTGATGTTGAGCTACAATGATCTTCCTGTACATTTGAAGCGGTGTTTTGCTTTTTGTGCAATATATCCGAAAGATTATCTATTTTGCAAAGAGCAAGTTATTCACCTGTGGATTGCTAATGGTCTCGTACAGCAGTTGGATTCAGCTAAGCAATACTTTCTCGAGTTGAGATCGAGATCATTGTTTGAAAGGGTCCAAGAGTCTTCTGGATGGAATCCAGGGGAATTCTTAATGCATGACCTTGTCAATGATTTGGCCCAAATTGCATCTTCAAATCTGTGTATCAGGTTGGAAGACATTGATGCATCTCATATGTTGGAACGAACTCGACACTTGTCATATTCAATGGGTTATGGTGATTTTGGTAAACTGAAAACCCTCAACAAATTGGAGCAATTGAGGACATTGCTTCCCATCAGTATCCAGCGCGGTATTTTTACTCTAAGCAAGAGGGTGATGCACAACATATTACCAAGACTAACGTCTTTGAGGGCACTATCATTGTCTCATTATCATCACATAAAGGAGTTGCCAGATGACTTGTTTATCAAGTTAAAGCACCTAAGATTTTTGGACCTGTCTTGGACACGGATAAAAAAGTTGCCAGATTCAATTTGTGTACTGTACAACTTAGAGACACTTATCCTGTCAAATTGTCGTTGTCTTGAGGAGCTACCGCTACAGATGGAAAAGCTAATAAATTTGTGTCGCCTTGACATAAGCGACACTTCTCTCTTGAAGACACCGCTACATCCAAGCAAGTTGAAAAGCCTTCATATGCTAGTTGGAGCTAAGTTTCATCTTACTGGTTGCAGTAGTTTGAGAATCGAAGATATGGGTGAAGTACATGACTTGTATGGATCTCTATCAATTACAGAGTTGCAAAATGTGGTTGATAAAAGGGAAGCTCTGAAGGCAAACATGAGGGAAAAGGAACATGTTGAAAGGTTATATTTGGAGTGGAGCGGAAGTATTGCTGACAATTCACAAACTGAAAGAGACATACTTGATGAGCTACAACCAAATCTCAACATAAAAGGACTCCGAATCGCCGGATATAGAGGgacaaaatttccaaattggCTAGCTGATCATTCATTTCATAAGCTAATAGAATTGTCTCTTAGCAACTGCAAGGATTGTGATTCCTTGCCAGCACTGGGACGGCTTCCTTCTTTGAAATTCCTTACTATTAGAGGGATGCATCGAATAACAGAGGTGACTGAAGAGTTCTATGGTAGTTCGTCCTCCAAAAAGCCATTTAACTCCCTTGAGAAGCTTGGCTTTGCAGAGATGCCGGAGTGGAAGCAGTGGCATGTACTGGGGAAGGGAGAATTCCCGATACTTGAGGAGCTTTCAATTGAAGATTGCCCCAAGTTGATTGGAAAGTTGCCTCAAAATCTTTCTTCTCTGATGGGATTGAGAATTTTAAAATGCCCTGAACTCAGTTTGGAGACACCTATCCAactttcaaatttgaaaaggtTTGACGTTGTTGGTTGTCCTAAGGTTGGAGTTGTTTTTGATGATGCTCAACTGTTTACATCTCAACTTGAGGGAATGAAGCAGATTGTTGAATTATCTATTACTGATTGTAAGTTTCTTACCTCCTTACCTATTAGCAGACtgtcaaatactttgaagaatCTACGTATATATGGTTGTGGGAAATTGAAATTGGAGACGCCAGTCAGTGAGATCATTTCTAACATGTTTCTGGAGCATTTAGAACTGCGTAAATGTGATTCTATAGATGATATATCACCTGAGTTGTTTCCAAGAGCACGCGTTTTGAGGGTAGAGCGGTGCCGCAGCCCAAGGCTTTTGATTCGTACTGGGACTGAAAAACTCTCTATTCGTGATTGTGGGAATCTTGAAATGCTTTCAGTGGCATGTGGGACTCAGATGACGTCATTGCAAATTCACGAATGCAAGAAGCTGAAGTCTCTGCCAGAGCATATGCATGAACTCCTTCCATCTCTTAAGGAACTGACACTGAATAACTGTCCAGAAATAGAGTCCTTTCCTGAAGGAGGATTGCCCTTCAATTTACAAGTCCTTGATATCTGCGATTGCAAGAAACTGGTGAATGGCCTAAAGCAGTGGCGTTTACAGAGACTCCCCCGTCTCGAAGAGTTAATCATCTTCCATGATGGCAGTGATCTTGCTGGTGAAAACTGGGAGTTGCCTTGCTCTATTCAAAGGCTTAGCATATCTAATATGAATACATTAAGCAGCCAACTTCTCAAAAAACTCACCTCTCTTGAATATCTATATACTCGTAAGATACCTCAAATTCAGTCACTGCTGGAAGAAGGGCTTCCCTCCTCTCTTTCTGAGCTAACATTGCATAACCTTCCTGACCTCCATTCACTACCAGCAGAAGGTCTTCAGCGTCTCACATGGCTTCGACGTCTAGACATCCAGAATTGCCCTAATCTCCAATCTCTTTCCGAATCGGGGATGccctcctctctctctctgcTGAGAATTTTTGAGTGTCCTAATCTCCAATCTCTTCCCGAATCGGGGATGCCCTCCTCTCTCTCTGAGCTGTACATATTTTTTTGTCCTAATCTCCAATCTCTTCCCGAATCGGGGATGCCCTCCTCTCTCTCTGAGCTGTACATATTTTTTTGTCCTAATCTCCAATCTCTTCCAGTAAAAGGGATGCCTCCTTCCATCTCTAAACTATTTATTTCCGAGTGTCCATTGCTCAAACCACTCCTAAAATTTGACAAGGGTGATTACTGGCCAAAAATTGCAAATATTCCCACCATTCATATTGATGGGGAATCCCACTAAtgattaaaagaaatgatgctCCTATAAATTGTAAGTTAATTCTTTACTTTTTGTTCACTTCCCTTTTCTTGCTTGTTAATTCTTTTCCTTTGTTAAATCCTTAAGCAGCACAAAGCGTCTATTGCTACTGTGAAGCTGAGGAATCATCTTTGGATCGGAATGAATTTAATTTTAGATGACAGCGAAAAAGGTAATAAAACGAAAGCTGGTTGTATATGTAGGAATTGAAATTATTTGCTTCGGAATACCAAATAGCTCAATGTAATATAATGAACTAGTAATCTTTAAGGGCATCTCCAACACAAACATGAATTTAGGATAAATGGAACTTGCTATCCTCTTGCCTAGCAGGCAAAGATTTACCTCCGTGGAAAGGATGATTCATTCGGATCTCAATTCTAACCCACTATACCAAAttttataccaaaaaaaaatatttttctttttttttattattatattattattacttatttgtccaccaatttatatttttgcatatttaacttttatgaagattaATTGTACTTATATccaattaaaatttatagtagaattaaaataaatttaattttaaaaaaattaattagtctCTTTGCCTACTATGGCTATTCATTTTCTTGCAAATTAAATTGtaatcatatcataatattgttatattaattactatattatattaaattacgttaaaatttaaaagagaaagatgttaagttaaaaaatgaaagataaaaatatcCGTAAAGAGATTTCTATCcttttaaaaactaaattaattacatttttaatttttttatataattatttttcaactaATGTACAGTCCCCTAATTAATTGTCATTTCCcttattattttgattaattcATCAACTTAATATTTAGAAGGCAAAAAACCATCACTAAACCGTTCTATGCCTCAAATAAAACAACTCAAAATCCTCATAAAATTGGTTGTTATTAGTTCTACtcttttttccctttatttatttatttattattttttctttagatattcataTTCATAGCTCATATCTAATTACATATAGCTACTCTTAATACCATATTCATATTCATAGCTCATATCTAATTACTTATAGCTACTCTTAATACCTATTGTTATGTCGGAAatagacggtttaaaattaatttcaactttttagagaaaaatcaattttagaaaagaggagtcgccacttaattttcttaaagaaattaagaaaacttaatttaaaagaccctaaaagatttaagtcttaaaaattcagagaaaaaggtacgaggttcttatttccactttgagaaggtgttaagcattcaaagtggccgctaacgcgcggttattcgacgatttgaaaatttatttgactaacttttgaaaatattaatttaaaaggaagcGAAGactctaaaattattttttttctttttttttaagaaaaatgatcaaatttaaacctttgaaaataatatacatgcgtataaaaaagaaaacataaaaagtttattaaatgactaagcaaaggtagaaaatcatttaaagagtaaattaacatgaattggtttatctttaggggaatctaattaagttaaaacaagttaaaattaatatctaagcaaacataaataacataagtaaataaattattacaacccaaatcgatacaaataaacaataaataacacatgaaaatattgtccgacacttagtttct
This region of Solanum dulcamara chromosome 9, daSolDulc1.2, whole genome shotgun sequence genomic DNA includes:
- the LOC129904308 gene encoding putative disease resistance RPP13-like protein 1, with protein sequence MEIGLAVGGAFLSSSLNVLFDRLAPQGDLLNMFHRDKRDVRLLRRLKMTLLGLQAVLSDAENKQASNPYVSQWLNELQDAVDSAENLIEEVNYEVMRLKVEDQHQNLGETSNSQVSDHNLCLSDDFFRNIKEKLEENIETLEELEKQIGRLDLTKYLDSGKQEKREFSTSVVDESDILGRQSEIEELLGSLVSDDAISKNLTVIPIVGLPGIGKTTLAKAVYNDESVKKHFDLKAWTCVSEPYDILRITKELLQEIGFLNVDNNLNQLQVKLKESLKGKKFLIVLDDVWNVIYKEWDDLRNLFVQGDIGSKIIVTTRKESVALMMGSGAINVGTLSSEVSWALFKRHSLENRDPEEHPKLEEVGKQIAHKCKGLPLALKALAGILRSKSEVDEWRDILRSKIWELPPHSNGILPALMLSYNDLPVHLKRCFAFCAIYPKDYLFCKEQVIHLWIANGLVQQLDSAKQYFLELRSRSLFERVQESSGWNPGEFLMHDLVNDLAQIASSNLCIRLEDIDASHMLERTRHLSYSMGYGDFGKLKTLNKLEQLRTLLPISIQRGIFTLSKRVMHNILPRLTSLRALSLSHYHHIKELPDDLFIKLKHLRFLDLSWTRIKKLPDSICVLYNLETLILSNCRCLEELPLQMEKLINLCRLDISDTSLLKTPLHPSKLKSLHMLVGAKFHLTGCSSLRIEDMGEVHDLYGSLSITELQNVVDKREALKANMREKEHVERLYLEWSGSIADNSQTERDILDELQPNLNIKGLRIAGYRGTKFPNWLADHSFHKLIELSLSNCKDCDSLPALGRLPSLKFLTIRGMHRITEVTEEFYGSSSSKKPFNSLEKLGFAEMPEWKQWHVLGKGEFPILEELSIEDCPKLIGKLPQNLSSLMGLRILKCPELSLETPIQLSNLKRFDVVGCPKVGVVFDDAQLFTSQLEGMKQIVELSITDCKFLTSLPISRLSNTLKNLRIYGCGKLKLETPVSEIISNMFLEHLELRKCDSIDDISPELFPRARVLRVERCRSPRLLIRTGTEKLSIRDCGNLEMLSVACGTQMTSLQIHECKKLKSLPEHMHELLPSLKELTLNNCPEIESFPEGGLPFNLQVLDICDCKKLVNGLKQWRLQRLPRLEELIIFHDGSDLAGENWELPCSIQRLSISNMNTLSSQLLKKLTSLEYLYTRKIPQIQSLLEEGLPSSLSELTLHNLPDLHSLPAEGLQRLTWLRRLDIQNCPNLQSLSESGMPSSLSLLRIFECPNLQSLPESGMPSSLSELYIFFCPNLQSLPESGMPSSLSELYIFFCPNLQSLPVKGMPPSISKLFISECPLLKPLLKFDKGDYWPKIANIPTIHIDGESH